A single Ammospiza caudacuta isolate bAmmCau1 chromosome 6, bAmmCau1.pri, whole genome shotgun sequence DNA region contains:
- the PROX2 gene encoding prospero homeobox protein 2: MPLVQMQLVMHEQAETSNIWKAASLSRQEEDTMDSRTGFERDRDRAASGHGQGLKLEPCFQTDSLLPSPSASLIPQLLSHTMVGRNLDRTVLFPSSQAVALPHDYKCGASLGEEAQALAFPRTRAPAPLPCAGGGDQLSNQHPREQLCDQHLQAKRARVESIIQGMSLPPTPQASDTSLGAAFGHERERGGEMRQESKRKPRVPQQGMGAAGRVAPTGGSSHAKGCQQLKEQLCFLEQQLRWLQEKFYHVCDTEDAAQTQEDSEIVQPLPGKPQDRLNKDSGTATSNARRVPLRSSVLEACGLEEAEDTGDTGGLPSAVRVLSQALKHELSVVTCHVVDSVLKTLWPKADSHIQKQHHSPPMLGPDARREYSAGGKCRKPLVKPSAMNAPGSLGSPEAEALTGSLGKSLGSYAASFSSKGVRKSTRLPSMGYSLGSAMPVQNNQLLSQLLGRGQHSPWGSDSRESPSALERGCPEPLRLPWGSVKLRSSIARQQQHHPLPLSSASMESLALLPAGRDGHGELRAANDGAPFASTHIQEALTPGHLKKAKLMFFFTRYPSSTLLKTYFLDVQFSRCITSQLIKWFSNFREFYYIQVEKFARQALLEGVVDACSLQVSRDSELFRALNMHYNKGNDFEVPGRFLEVASLTLQEFFSAVRAGKDADPSWKKPIYKIISKLDSDIPEGFKAAGCSQELLHS; this comes from the exons ATGCCTCTGGTGCAGATGCAGCTGGTGATGCATGAG CAGGCTGAAACATCAAACATCTGGAAGGCTGCCAGTCTGTCCAGGCAGGAAGAAGATACGATGGACAGCAGGACTGGCTTTGAGCGGGATAGAGACCGTGCTGCTTCAGGGCATGGCCAGGGGCTGAAATTGGAGCCCTGTTTCCAGACTGACTCTCTCTTGCCTtcccccagtgcatccctgattccacagctcctcagccacACAATGGTTGGCAGGAACCTGGATCGCACCgttctcttcccttcctctcaGGCAGTGGCCCTGCCTCATGACTACAAATGTGGTGCAAGCCTTGGAGAAGAAGCACAAGCCCTGGCTTTCCCCAGGACCCGCgccccagctcccctgccctgtgctggtggTGGGGACCAGCTCTCCAACCAGCACCCAcgggagcagctctgtgaccAGCACCTACAAGCCAAGCGGGCCAGGGTGGAGAGCATCATCCAGGGCATGAGCCTCCCACCAACCCCGCAGGCATCTGACACGAGCCTGGGGGCAGCTTTTGGGCATGAGAGGGAAAGGGGTGGGGAGATGCGCCAAGAGAGCAAGAGGAAGCCAAGAGTGCCCCAGCAGGGCATGGGGGCAGCTGGAAGAGTGGCTCCCACAGGGGGCAGCTCCCATGCCaagggctgccagcagctgaaagagcagctctgcttcttagagcagcagctgaggtggCTTCAGGAGAAGTTCTACCACGTCTGTGACACTGAGGATGCTGCCCAAACACAGGAAGATTCAGAGATAGTGCAGCCACTGCCTGGAAAGCCCCAAGACAGACTGAACAAGGacagtggcactgccaccagcaaCGCACGGCGAGTGCCTCTCAGGAGCAGTGTCCTGGAGGCGTgtgggctggaggaggctgaggacacaggtgacacaggtggccTGCCCTCGGCAGTGAGGGTACTCTCACAGGCACTGAAGCACGAGCTGTCTGTGGTGACATGCCACGTAGTGGACTCTGTCCTGAAGACTCTCTGGCCAAAGGCAGACAGCCACATCCAGAAGCAGCACCACAGCCCTCCAATGCTGGGGCCAGATGCCAGGAGAGAGTATTCTGCTGGTGGGAAATGCAGAAAGCCACTTGTTAAGCCATCTGCCATGAATGCACCAGGCTCCCTGGGCTCACCCGAGGCTGAGGCCCTGACAGGATCTTTGGGGAAGAGCCTGGGCTCTTATGCTGCCTCCTTCAGCTCAAAGGGGGTCAGAAAATCCACTCGTCTACCCAGCATGGGTTATTCCCTGGGCTCAGCCATGCCTGTCCAGAACAACCAGCTGCTGAGCCAGCTGTTGGGCCgtggccagcacagcccctggggcagTGACTCTCGTGAGAGCCCATCTGCTCTGGAGAGGGGTTGTCCAGAGCCCctcaggctgccctggggatCTGTTAAACTGAGGTCATCGATTGcgagacagcagcagcaccatcccctgcccctgagctctgccagcatggagagcctggcactgctgccagctggcaGGGATGGCCACGGTGAGCTGCGAGCTGCAAATGATGGAGCACCCTTTGCCTCGACCCACATA CAGGAGGCGCTGACCCCCGGGCACCTGAAGAAGGCCAAGCTGATGTTTTTCTTCACCCGCTACCCCAGCTCCACTCTGCTGAAGACCTACTTCCTTGATGTGCAG TTCAGCCGCTGCATCACCTCCCAGCTCATCAAGTGGTTCAGCAACTTCCGTGAGTTTTACTACATCCAGGTGGAGAAGTTTgcccggcaggccctgctggaGGGTGTGGTGGATGCTTGCAGTCTCCAGGTCTCCCGCGACTCGGAGCTCTTCCGTGCCCTTAACATGCACTACAACAAGGGGAATGACTTCGAG gtgccagggcGCTTCCTGGAGGTGGCCagcctgacactgcaggagttCTTCAGTGCCGTCAGGGCAGGCAAGGATGCCGACCCCTCCTGGAAGAAACCcatttacaaaataatttccaaattgGACAGTGACATCCCAGAAGGGTTCaaagctgctggctgctcccaggaacTGCTCCACAGCTGA